The proteins below come from a single Drosophila suzukii chromosome X, CBGP_Dsuzu_IsoJpt1.0, whole genome shotgun sequence genomic window:
- the LOC108015000 gene encoding alpha-tocopherol transfer protein has translation MVHLNEKNEDQLMAKRISELQEWLKSQPQLPQNISRLLLRRFLHTTRGDPSAAQRLLELNYGLRNKHAHIFIDRDPLDDSSQQLLQVADLVPLPGLTPENNKLLFYRLIDFDADKFNFTAAIKVFFMVADCRFATEDEERLSDGEIPVFDMAGYTLRHLTKTALGALRVYMKFVQEAHPVRLKEIHVLNCPSFVDKVMAVVKPFIKGEVFKLIHFHLPGAETPYRHFPRSMLPEEYGGEAGKMSDLKLQWMQLLKEQRDYLMDSENWQINKAKKNGQRKSSDAGVTKSLRTLEID, from the exons ATGGTCCACTTGAACGAGAAGAACGAGGATCAGCTGATGGCCAAACGGATTTCGGAGCTGCAGGAGTGGCTCAAATCGCAGCCGCAATTACCGCAGAATATAT CCCGTCTGCTTCTGCGCCGCTTTCTGCACACGACGCGCGGGGATCCATCCGCCGCCCAGCGCCTCTTGGAACTCAATTATGGACTGCGCAACAAACATGCCCACATCTTCATCGATCGCGATCCCCTGGACGACAGCTCTCAGCAGCTTCTGCAAGTCGC AGATCTGGTGCCGTTGCCCGGCTTGACCCCGGAGAACAACAAGCTGCTCTTCTACCGCCTGATCGACTTTGATGCGGATAAG TTCAACTTTACGGCTGCCATCAAGGTCTTCTTCATGGTGGCCGACTGCCGTTTTGCGACGGAGGACGAGGAGCGATTGTCGGATGGGGAGATACCCGTTTTCGACATGGCCGGCTATACGCTGCGCCACCTGACCAAAACCGCGCTGGGCGCCCTGCGCGTCTACATGAAGTTCGTCCAGGAGGCGCATCCCGTGCGGCTCAAGGAGATCCACGTGCTCAACTGCCCCTCGTTCGTGGACAAGGTGATGGCCGTGGTCAAGCCGTTCATCAAGGGCGAGGTCTTCAAGCTGATTCACTTCCATTTGCCGGGCGCGGAGACCCCGTATCGCCACTTCCCGCGCTCCATGTTGCCGGAGGAGTACGGCGGGGAGGCAGGCAAAATGTCCGACCTGAAGCTCCAGTGGATGCAGTTGCTCAAGGAGCAGAG GGACTACCTAATGGACTCGGAAAACTGGCAGATAAACAAGGCCA